The following coding sequences lie in one Halorarum halophilum genomic window:
- a CDS encoding GDSL-type esterase/lipase family protein has product MERDGIQFHNVEELRDVDGDGLRLQRVPEDVRTRLNDGAQSRMCHPAGVELRFVPDEPVSVTLSSRVRDSVVRPFWGDFQATGREVIVGEEPRTIELERPEQLTDLRPSVRDGLRYDPRLCRLVLPGEHRGGHVRFHGVEGTVRPPHASEVPSVRYLAYGTSITEGEAPVSETLTYVNQTARRLGADAINLGSCGTAYCDEAMAEHVAGRDDWDIATLSLSVNMVGTFPLKVFRDRASAMVDTVAGANPDRPVAPITIFPNARDYRTDHEEGDECERFRDALRAVVADCDHDNVHLVEGPDVLPTAAGLTTDLVHPGDDAMIRMGENLARELTPLLAGTDSSA; this is encoded by the coding sequence ATGGAACGAGACGGGATCCAGTTTCACAACGTCGAAGAGCTGCGAGACGTCGACGGTGACGGTCTCAGACTGCAACGGGTGCCCGAGGACGTTCGAACTCGGCTGAACGACGGGGCACAGAGTCGGATGTGTCACCCCGCCGGCGTCGAACTCCGGTTCGTCCCCGACGAACCCGTCAGCGTGACGCTCTCCTCACGCGTGCGCGACAGCGTGGTCCGTCCGTTCTGGGGCGACTTCCAGGCCACTGGGAGGGAGGTCATCGTCGGTGAGGAGCCCCGGACCATCGAACTCGAACGTCCCGAACAGTTGACCGACCTCCGTCCATCCGTCCGGGATGGGCTCCGGTACGACCCCCGTCTGTGCCGGCTCGTCCTCCCTGGAGAGCACCGCGGGGGGCACGTTCGCTTCCACGGCGTCGAGGGGACCGTCCGCCCGCCGCACGCGTCGGAGGTCCCGTCGGTGCGATATCTCGCGTACGGCACGTCGATAACCGAGGGCGAAGCCCCCGTCAGCGAGACGCTCACGTACGTCAACCAGACCGCGCGACGCCTCGGCGCCGACGCGATAAACCTCGGCTCCTGCGGCACCGCGTACTGCGACGAGGCGATGGCCGAACACGTCGCCGGCCGCGACGACTGGGACATCGCGACGCTCTCCCTGTCGGTGAACATGGTCGGCACGTTCCCGCTCAAGGTGTTCCGCGACCGGGCGTCCGCGATGGTCGACACCGTCGCGGGAGCGAACCCGGACCGACCCGTCGCCCCCATCACGATCTTCCCGAACGCCCGCGACTACCGGACCGACCACGAGGAAGGCGACGAATGCGAACGCTTCCGGGACGCGCTCAGAGCCGTCGTCGCCGACTGCGACCACGACAACGTCCACCTCGTCGAGGGGCCGGACGTCCTCCCGACGGCCGCCGGACTGACGACCGATCTCGTCCACCCCGGCGACGACGCCATGATACGGATGGGGGAGAACCTCGCGCGCGAGCTGACGCCGCTCCTGGCGGGGACCGATTCGTCGGCCTGA